A stretch of the Gemmatimonadota bacterium genome encodes the following:
- a CDS encoding carboxymuconolactone decarboxylase family protein: MALPSQQDAILPSFDPHTRLLVRLAACIAARPEEDTRSALSACLDGGVPVVWVEELILQSYLFAGFPRTLNAAREWRRLSGVVAPESDASYAETYQWRLAGEETCGTVYGPFYEKLRENIRALHPALDEWMIVEGYGKVLSRPALDLGRRELCIVAACAAAGQDRQLHSHLHGARHAGVAKSVVGEALEALSGVVPESDLQRARLLWAKVSR; the protein is encoded by the coding sequence ATGGCGCTCCCGAGCCAGCAGGACGCAATACTCCCGTCGTTCGATCCGCACACCCGTTTGCTCGTCCGGCTGGCGGCCTGCATTGCCGCCCGCCCAGAGGAGGACACGCGGTCCGCACTGTCCGCTTGCCTCGATGGGGGCGTTCCCGTGGTGTGGGTTGAAGAGTTGATTCTGCAGTCCTACTTATTTGCCGGATTCCCTCGCACGCTCAACGCCGCGCGCGAGTGGCGACGCCTAAGTGGTGTGGTCGCGCCGGAGTCCGACGCCAGCTACGCGGAGACGTACCAGTGGCGGCTTGCCGGAGAGGAAACCTGTGGCACTGTCTACGGGCCGTTTTACGAGAAATTGAGAGAAAACATCCGCGCCCTGCACCCGGCGCTCGACGAGTGGATGATCGTCGAGGGGTACGGCAAAGTGCTTTCACGCCCCGCGCTCGATTTAGGGCGACGCGAGCTGTGCATTGTCGCGGCCTGTGCCGCGGCGGGCCAAGATCGCCAGTTGCACTCCCATTTACACGGCGCTCGGCACGCTGGCGTGGCCAAATCGGTGGTCGGCGAGGCCCTGGAGGCGCTATCCGGAGTGGTGCCGGAATCCGATTTACAGCGTGCGCGACTGCTCTGGGCGAAGGTTTCCCGCTAG
- a CDS encoding asparaginase, giving the protein MTARRLLNLDVEITRGDTVESLHRVHGAVIGPDDQLIAVARDHELVSMWRSCSKMFQVMPLLASGGFDRLQWGTEELALACASHGGEPEHLTVAARMLQSIGLEEGDLACGPHEPLSARGARLARESGRPLTRLHNNCSGKHSAMLARAHTMGWTTRGYERADHQVQRDCLSEVSSWSGVAVDDMPIAVDGCGVTVMALPLERMALSYARWGRAAVAGDELPTRTMRAMVAHPHLVGGTDRFDTVMIRETEGRVITKVGAEGVHSIAIPDLGIGAAIKVEDGAQRAQHVAVIHLLQLLGILPDVIEGKLADWVAKPIRNTRGEIVGQVRPTNSTNAA; this is encoded by the coding sequence ATGACCGCGCGCCGCCTGCTCAATCTCGACGTCGAGATCACGCGCGGCGACACGGTTGAGTCGCTCCATCGTGTGCACGGCGCCGTGATTGGCCCCGACGACCAACTCATTGCGGTCGCGCGCGACCACGAACTCGTGTCGATGTGGCGATCGTGCTCGAAGATGTTTCAGGTGATGCCGTTACTCGCGTCCGGTGGGTTTGATCGACTGCAATGGGGCACCGAAGAGCTCGCGCTCGCCTGCGCGTCACATGGTGGTGAGCCGGAACATCTCACCGTGGCCGCACGAATGCTGCAGTCGATCGGGCTCGAAGAAGGCGATCTCGCCTGTGGGCCACACGAACCGCTCTCCGCGCGCGGCGCCCGACTCGCCCGCGAAAGCGGCCGTCCACTCACGCGACTTCACAACAACTGTTCCGGCAAGCACTCGGCGATGCTCGCGCGCGCCCACACCATGGGCTGGACGACGCGCGGCTACGAACGCGCCGACCATCAGGTACAACGTGACTGTCTCTCTGAAGTCTCGAGTTGGTCTGGTGTGGCGGTGGATGATATGCCAATCGCCGTGGATGGCTGCGGGGTCACCGTGATGGCATTGCCACTCGAACGCATGGCGCTCAGCTATGCACGCTGGGGCCGCGCCGCGGTCGCGGGCGACGAACTGCCGACTCGAACGATGCGCGCGATGGTGGCGCACCCGCATCTCGTGGGCGGCACCGATCGGTTTGACACGGTCATGATTCGCGAGACCGAAGGACGCGTGATTACCAAGGTTGGGGCAGAAGGCGTGCACTCCATCGCGATTCCAGACCTCGGCATCGGCGCCGCGATCAAAGTGGAAGACGGTGCGCAACGTGCGCAGCACGTGGCGGTCATCCACCTGCTGCAACTACTCGGCATTCTCCCCGACGTGATTGAGGGGAAGCTCGCCGATTGGGTGGCCAAGCCTATCAGGAATACGCGAGGCGAGATTGTGGGTCAGGTGCGGCCCACCAATAGCACAAACGCCGCCTGA